In Streptomyces erythrochromogenes, the DNA window CCTGGACCAACGGTCGGTCCAGCACAGCAGGCATTCCGCAGGGACACCCGCGGCCCGGGCCCACCTCGCCCGCGGCCCCGTCCGCCGACCCGATCGACCCGCCCACCGGCCTTCCTCCCGCCCCGCCGAAAGGGACCGAGCCGTCATGCGCAGATCCACAGCAACAGCCACGGCCGCAGCCGTCACCGTCGCCGCCCTGCTCGCCACCGCCACCGGGTGCGGCGGCGGATCCGCCGACGGCGCCGGCTCGAACTCCGCCCCCGGCGAGCTCACGTACTGGGCCTCCAACCAGGGCGCCGACATCGCCGCCGACCAGGCCGCCCTCGGCCCGGAGCTGAAGAAGTTCGAGGAGCGGACCGGCATCAAGGTCAAGCTGGAGGTGATCCCCTGGTCCGACCTGCTCAACCGGATCCTCGCCGCCACCGCCTCCGGTCAGGGCCCCGACGTCCTGAACATCGGCAACACCTGGACCGCCTCGCTCCAGGCCACCGGGGCGCTGCTGCCCTGGAACGCCGAGAACTTCGAGGCCGTCGGAGGCCGGGACCGCTTCGTGGCGTCGGCCATCGGCTCGGCCGGGGCCGCCGGCCAGGACCCGGCCGCCGTCCCCCTCTACTCCATGGCGTACGCCCTCTACTACAACAAGAAGATGTTCCAGGAGGCGGGCATCGAGAAGCCGCCCGCCACCTGGGACGAGCTCGTCGAGACCGGCCGCCGGATCAGCGGCGACGGCAAGTGGGCGCTGGGCGCCGAGGGCGCCAACCTCGCCAACAACATCCACCAGGTCTTCGTCCTGTCCCGGCAGCACGGCGGGTCCTTCTTCGACGCCGCCGGCAAGCCCACCTTCGACACCCCCGCCAACGTCGCCGCCGTCAAGCAGTACGTCGACCTGATGGCCGAGGCACGGATCGTGGCGCCGGGCAACGCCGAATACGACAAGAACCAGTCGCTCCAGGACTTCGCGGGCGGCCGGACCGCCATGGTGCTGTGGCAGAGCGCGGCCAGTTCGTTCAAGGCCCACGGCATGAAGGAGGGCGACTGGGGCACGGCCCCCGTCCCGGTCCCGGCCGGCGCCGCCCCGGGCACCGGCACGGGCGTCAATTCCATGGTCGCCGGCATCAACATGGCCGTCTTCAAGAACACCGACAACCTCGACGGCGCCCTGAAGTTCGTGGGGTTCATGACGAGCGACGAGGAACAGAAGATCCTCAACGGGACCTACGGCTCCATCCCTCCCGTCAAGGCGGCGCAGAGCGACCCGGCCTTCGCGGACCAGGACCTCACCGTCCTGCGCGACACCCTCGCCACCAGCGCCGCCCCGCTCCCCCAGGTGCCCGAGGAGTCGCAGTTCGAGACGACCGTCGGCACGGCCGTCAAGGAGCTCTTCGCCGACGCCGCGGCGGGCCGGCCGGTGACCGCCGAGTCGGTCAGGGCCAAGCTCGCCAAGGCCCAGCAGCAGATGGCGAACTGAGCCGCCGGCCATGACCTCCGCGCCCAGTACGGTCCCGCCCGGGACCGGCTCGCCCACCGGCTCCCCCACCGGCT includes these proteins:
- a CDS encoding ABC transporter substrate-binding protein, which produces MRRSTATATAAAVTVAALLATATGCGGGSADGAGSNSAPGELTYWASNQGADIAADQAALGPELKKFEERTGIKVKLEVIPWSDLLNRILAATASGQGPDVLNIGNTWTASLQATGALLPWNAENFEAVGGRDRFVASAIGSAGAAGQDPAAVPLYSMAYALYYNKKMFQEAGIEKPPATWDELVETGRRISGDGKWALGAEGANLANNIHQVFVLSRQHGGSFFDAAGKPTFDTPANVAAVKQYVDLMAEARIVAPGNAEYDKNQSLQDFAGGRTAMVLWQSAASSFKAHGMKEGDWGTAPVPVPAGAAPGTGTGVNSMVAGINMAVFKNTDNLDGALKFVGFMTSDEEQKILNGTYGSIPPVKAAQSDPAFADQDLTVLRDTLATSAAPLPQVPEESQFETTVGTAVKELFADAAAGRPVTAESVRAKLAKAQQQMAN